In Helianthus annuus cultivar XRQ/B chromosome 3, HanXRQr2.0-SUNRISE, whole genome shotgun sequence, a single window of DNA contains:
- the LOC110931677 gene encoding uncharacterized protein LOC110931677, whose product MPPKIKLPPNFDRYDGTRDPEDHLHAFKGAGQLGRWPMPVWCHMSVQTLTEGAKLWFDSLPPGGIDSYEELSEKFLRHFGQQRKVIKNPNEIMHIRQRDNERIDQYMERFIKESMNIKDVPEVMKIISFINGLKHAQMCEKLGEEFPHSFDNLMDRVRAFVRGKDTVSKAKEMDTLARRNNPAPKPPEKGTPYSRKPAFDKMLHDRTRPMYSPYRPRGRGSLPYSDSFTPLTKTPSEILATERVKNSFPRPPPIKPGPKAQPNEYYDFHRGFGHKTDDCM is encoded by the coding sequence ATGCCCCCCAAGATTAAGCTACCACCGAACTTCGATAGGTATGACGGGACGAGAGACCCGGAGGATCACCTCCATGCTTTCAAGGGGGCAGGACAACTGGGGCGATGGCCCATGCCTGTTTGGTGCCATATGTCCGTACAAACCTTAACAGAGGGAGCCAAGCTCTGGTTCGACAGCCTCCCTCCTGGGGGAATTGACAGCTACGAGGAGCTAAGTGAGAAGTTCCTCAGGCATTTTGGTCAACAAAGAAAGGTAATCAAAAACCCAAACGAAATCATGCATATAAGGCAAAGGGATAATGAACGGATAGATCAATACATGGAAAGGTTCATAAAGGAAAGTATGAATATCAAAGACGTCCCGGAGGTCATGAAAATCATCAGCTTCATCAATGGGCTGAAGCATGCACAAATGTGCGAAAAACTAGGGGaagagttcccacactcattcgACAATCTCATGGATAGGGTCAGGGCATTCGTCAGGGGCAAGGACACAGTTAGCAAGGCTAAGGAGATGGACACCCTGGCCCGGAGAAACAACCCAGCTCCAAAACCTCCAGAAAAAGGTACGCCCTACTCACGAAAACCGGCTTTTGACAAAATGTTGCATGACAGGACAAGACCCATGTACTCCCCGTACAGACCCCGGGGTAGGGGGTCACTCCCTTACTCTGATAGCTTCACTCCTCTCACTAAAACCCCAAGTGAAATACTGGCTACTGAGAGGGTGAAGAATTCTTTTCCAAGGCCACCACCCATAAAGCCGGGACCAAAGGCACAACCGAACGAATACTATGACTTCCACAGGGGTTTCGGCCATAAAACCGATGATTGTATGTAA
- the LOC110931675 gene encoding uncharacterized mitochondrial protein AtMg00810-like, whose translation MLALSVIHNWHLHQLDVNNAFLHGHLSESVFMEQPKGFINPQFPSHVCKLNKAIYGLKQAPRAWFHRLSLFLLNKGFSCSRADPSLFIYKQKSCTMYLLVYVDDLILTGNDQSTIKTFISCLNKEFAIKDLGKLNYFLGLEVTYTQNCIFLNQSKYTFDILTRAKMLDAKPAPTPLSANISFISTGTVFLDATFYRSIVGALQYLTITRPRPDISYAVNQVSQFLHAPTTDHFQEVKWILRYLKGTLAFGLHYSRPTFTSLLGYSDADWARCLETRRSTYGYSIFLGGNLISWSAKKQPTVARSSCESEYRTMANTAAEIVWITHLLQELHALPPERPIILCDNQSAIFLTQNLVAHKRAKHIDLDYHFLRELVTAGKLATKFVTTKLQVADIFTKSLPSSQFNIFRHMLRIGPPPFSLQGDVR comes from the coding sequence ATGTTAGCTCTAAGCGTTATCCACAATTGGCATCTTCATCAATTAGATGTTAATAACGCTTTCTTGCATGGCCATCTCTCCGAGAGTGTTTTTATGGAACAACCAAAGGGTTTTATCAATCCGCAATTTCCATCTCATGTTTGTAAATTAAACAAGGCTATTTATGGTTTAAAGCAAGCTCCTAGGGCTTGGTTTCACCGTTTGAGCTTGTTTCTCCTTAACAAAGGTTTTTCATGCAGTCGCGCTGACCCATCTTTGTTCATCTACAAACAAAAATCATGTACTATGTATCTGCTTGTATATGTTGATGATCTTATTCTTACGGGCAATGACCAATCGACTATAAAAACATTCATCTCATGTCTCAATAAGGAATTTGCCATCAAAGATCTTGGGAAACTCAATTACTTTCTGGGATTGGAGGTTACCTACACTCAAAATTGTATTTTCTTGAATCAGTCAAAATATACTTTTGACATTCTGACGCGTGCAAAGATGTTGGATGCTAAACCTGCTCCAACGCCTTTGAGCGCCAATATTTCTTTTATCTCCACAGGTACAGTATTTCTAGATGCTACCTTTTACAGATCCATTGTAGGTGCTCTCCAGTATTTAACGATCACAAGACCAAGACCTGATATTTCCTACGCTGTCAATCAAGTCAGTCAGTTTTTACATGCTCCAACTACTGATCATTTTCAAGAAGTCAAATGGATTTTACGCTATCTCAAGGGCACTCTTGCTTTTGGATTACATTATAGTCGTCCCACTTTCACGTCGCTGCTTGGCTACTCTGATGCTGACTGGGCTCGGTGCTTAGAGACTCGTCGCTCTACTTATGGTTATTCTATATTTTTAGGGGGCAATCTAATCTCTTGGAGTGCTAAAAAGCAACCAACGGTTGCCAGGTCTAGTTGTGAATCTGAATACCGTACTATGGCCAACACTGCTGCCGAAATTGTTTGGATAACTCATCTTTTACAAGAACTTCATGCGCTCCCTCCTGAAAGACCAATTATTCTTTGTGATAATCAAAGTGCTATCTTCCTCACTCAGAATCTTGTTGCTCATAAGCGGGCCAAACATATAGATCTTGATTATCACTTCTTGCGTGAATTAGTCACTGCTGGTAAATTGGCTACTAAATTTGTTACGACCAAGCTTCAGGTGGCTGACATATTTACAAAAAGTCTTCCGAGTTCTCAGTTTAATATTTTTCGTCACATGCTTCGCATCGGTCCTCCACCGTTCAGCTTGCAGGGGGATGTTAGATGA